Part of the Heptranchias perlo isolate sHepPer1 chromosome 20, sHepPer1.hap1, whole genome shotgun sequence genome is shown below.
TGGCCTGAAGCAATTCTTCCAACTGCAAGTTGTTAAGTGAACCCATATTTACCAATGAATCTTTCAGGGCAGGAGATGGGAATTTACAAAGCAATATGGAGCTGTGATTCTGTAAACAGTGAGAATCCACGGCTGACTCCCATTGTGGCTGTAGCTGGCTGATTTTTTTGTTTCTAGGTGCAGGTGAGGGATTGAtgaagagacaaacacacaggtcACCCTTGCAATGCCAAGCTGCAACTCCCGTGTGCTCTCCTCCATGACTTTCAGAACTAACGAGAAGGTCTGTCAGCATATTCTCGTGAGCGATTTGTGATGTAATGATTTACTGTTGGTTTATTTATATTGTACTTTTACGTTGACTCGTGTCTTCCAATTGGGAACATTTGCACTCTGGGCAGTCTTTTTGAAGAAACGTTTTTTCTTGGGGACAAAATTATAATTGTTTTAGTGTTGGGTTGCAAGCTGCTGGTTAATGCTCAACTCACTTCAGAATTTGTGTTGGTCCGTCTTGGTATTTAGTGGTGAACCTGTATTGAGAATTAGAGGGGTGGCACAAACAATCCCTTTAACTATTTAAAATTGAGTGAGTTGGGTTGCCTCTCACCTGTGTGTACTTGCCTTTGCACTCGATGGTTAAAGGTTGTAACCTCTGTTTGTACCAAAGGTATGTCTGTAATTGTGTGGAAAAGATAATCTCGCAGGTCCCTGGGGACTCTGTCACATTGTGACCATCAATCATTATGAAAATAGTATTTTTCTTTTATAGGCTCCCAGGGTGTCTTGGTTTGTAAGTGTGCCTCCCAGCTTCGATATGAGCcgtgcagaccaggaaggtcccgggCTCAAACCTTGGCTGTACAGGGTGGCTACCATTGGCCGCCTGGCTCCTGCCTCGGCTGTCTGCTGAGTCCTGCTGCAAAGTGCTTGTGCACCGACATCACCAGGGGACAGGAtcgagctcagctgtgatacctTCCATGGTCAAGCAGCCTGCTGACGGTGAAGAGGGCTGACCCGTAAAGAATGCCCACTTGCAACAAAGTACCTTGGACCTCACCGTACCCTGGCATGAGTCGGAGCggtcaggagagggagggggcaactTTTAcccagttagttaaacacaaataGACTGACACCCTGCACAAACTCATGGCTTGACCAATCTAACCCGTCAAATGTATATTTATTTCCATTAACTTGGTCTCTGTCGAGTCCCAACAAACACTTCACACCACTTCCCTCCTGTTGACATTAAATAGCTTTAAAATTTGTTCTTCCTTGGCGGGGAGCAACAGGGTGAGGCAGATGATGAAAATATTCCTGAATAAAGTTGTGCACTAAGAAACTGCAATCATTTATCAGAGTATAGtttttagaatttttttaaatataaatctaTATATTAAAGAGTTTTTTGGACAATTGCAATATTTGGACTTTGATGACAGTTTGAGTTGTGGGAGGgacgagggaggaggaggaggaggaggaggggggggagggaggagggacaggAAGGAAAACCTGCAACTTTAGCCTCTTGGCTACTATTGGAGAAATTCAACCAATGAAAATCCAGGACGTGACCTGTGCGTGGGTGTTTTTAAATAGTGTTTTGTTTCTTCTTGTGCCTACGGAGCTGAACACTAGCAATAATTAGAGAGCAGGCAGGAGGTGATCCAGAATGCTGTAATAGTCCCAACCTACCTTCTTCATTTTCTTGTGGGTAACATTCATCTGGTTCCATGTGTTCAGGAGACATCTGAATTAAGAAAACTGATTTAACCCTGACGAGTTGCACTCGGTGTGGactatatttattttgtaatgaGATTTAATTTGTatatttttgtgattttttttttccttcttcctTGAATTGTTTGCATTAATGTATCCTGTCTTTTATCTTTTTGTGTTTTTAAATGCAACACTGAACCTTAATTATGTGTGTTTCAGTTTCTCCGATCCTTTTGGATCTATCCCTGTTTTTGGGTTGTGCACTTTGACATTTTGAAGAGGATTATTAAATGcagagtgtctctctccgtgACTGGTTCATTGCACACTTTGCCAGTGAAAGCTGAATTTTGGATTTTGTTCCTGTGACCAGCAAGAGGTTTCTTTTTCTCCCTACTTGAAAACCGATGTGTCAAAGTTCTCGATCTGATTACTTTCTGTGACATGTTAGAGAGTTTTTGTAAGCAGAGAGTGTCAAACCAGTTTCCTTATTCTCATGCTGCATGTATCAGGAGTAATTCTCGACATGCTGTGAGAATTTGAGGACAATGCGATTTCTTCTAAATTAGGCAGAATTGTTTTGGGGAATGTATTATATTtctctattaaaaaaaataattttaatcttTGGATTTTTTTAATGTTCTCTTTGTGTCTCAAGAACATAAAATTatggccaatttgcccacagcaagctcccacaaacagcaatgtgataatgaccaggtaatctgttttggtgacattggttgagggataaatattggccaggacactgcagtgtcagcctggattttgtgctccagtctctgaatcaggtgagagtgctaccaccaagGCACAGCTAACACCGTGGAAACACTGTGAATACTTGGAATATTTGTAGGGCACTGCTGTCACTGTCACACATCAAGGCATGTGACGAGCTTGCTTTCGCTCTTCACCACTCACGGTTGAATGCTGCAGCTGAAGGGAGGGGGCAAGATGGAAAATTCTTTTTTCATCAGGTGGTAAAGCAACACTGAGCACCGTTGCTAAATCCCTTTTTGCTGGTTTCCTTTTGGGTGCCGGTTCTGAAGCCAATGCTTACTTAAGCTGCTGAAAtgtactaactgagccaagtggTTGCTATAGAGCTCTCTGTTTATGATGTAATTAGATGCGAGGGAGCCCTGGTTACAGATTCCCTGTGGGGTTTGAGCCATACAATGCATAATTTTCCAAAATCCAGTGCTGGGGGATTATACAATATTGGGGGGTTGGGATGGAGGCTTCACTTCAAAATTGGctacttttttatataaaagtagAAAAGCTATGAAGTGAGACATTATTTCTGTTTCCTTTTATGAGTTTAAAAAGTGTAACTTCAGAAGGGACTGTTCCTAAAGATGAGCCTTTTATAAGCAGTAAAATTGCAGTGGGTGTATGATAACAACTTATTTTACTCCAGAGCTCCTCACACACGGAGGATTGAAGAGTGGAAGTGGAGAACTGGTaatgatgggggggcgggggggcaaggACATGGCCCAAGAAAAGGGCTTTGAGGAGCTTCTGAAAGTAGGAAGGGAAATGGAGACGGGATTGTGCTGACTGAATGAATGAAATTAGGAGCAGAGCGGGGCAGGAGCAGAGGGCACATGCCGTGACGTAAGGCTGGAGAAGATTACTAtggtgtgctcgctgacctacattggctcccggtctggcaacacttagattttaaaatgctcatccttgttttcaaatccctccatggcctcgccccccccctccctatctctgtaacctcctcctgccctacaaccctccgagatctctgcgctcttacaattctggcctcttgtgcatccccgattttcatcgctccaccattggcggccgagccttcagttgcctgggccctaagctctggaatttcctccctaaacctctctacctctctcctcctttaagaagctccttcaaacctatgtctttgaccaagtttttggtcacctgtcctaatatctccctatgtggcttggtgttaaattgtgtttgataatcgctcctgtgaagctccttgggatgttctactatgtcagtctttggaattctctaccctggagggctgtggatgctgagtcggtcagtatattcaagtctgagatcgattgatatttggactctaggggaattaagggatatggggatcgggcgggaaactggagtggaggttgaagatcagccatgatctgactgaatggcggagcaggctcgaggggccgtatgccccactcctgctatttcttaagttcttgtgTACttatgtcaaaggcgctatataaatgcaagttgttgttgaaaaaagGACGAAGGCACTTAATAGTGTTGAGGTTCtggggaaaagaaagaacttcatagaatcatagaataatacagcagagaaggaggctgctcggcccatcgtgcctgtgccggctctttgaaaaagctatccaattagtcccacacccctactctttccccatagctctgcaattttttccccttgaagtatttatccaatttcccttcagaacttgcattgataaagTGCCTCTCATGACCCCAGGatctcccaaagtgttttacagccaatcaggtacttttgaagtgtagtcactgttgtaatataggaaacaacaGCAAGCTCACAGCAACAAACaccaatgaaacaatcaggaaaggctgatcagactggggctcttttctcaagaaaagcaaaggctgaggggtgaccagctggaagttttttaaaaattttaggagtttgatagggtagatgtggaaggggtggttccacttgtgggggagcccaaaactaagggccataaacataagatcgtcactaataaatccagtaaggaattcaggagacatTCTTTAGCcatggagtggtgagaatgtggaacttgctaccacgtggagtagttgaggtgaatagcgtggATGCCTTTAATGGGACGCTGGATAAAcacaaaagggagaaaggaatagaaggttgtgctgatggggtgaggtgaaggagggagggagaaggctcctgtggagcataaacaccagaatggacctgtggggccgaatggccttgatctgtgctatacattctatgtaattttatgccccagaggcgagagagccTCCACTGAGGCAGGGCTGACCAGTTGCTTCATGTCCAGCTGAGAGTATGTTTGGTATGTGACTCCATGGGTAAATGGGATGCCCTCGCCTGATTGTATTCggagtcattggctgtaaaacgctttggaactctcttccgcaaacggcaattgatactagctcaattgctaaattttttaatctgagatagatagctttttggcaaccaaaggtattaagggatatgggccaaaggcaggtatatggagttagatcacagatcagccatgatcttatcaaatggcagagcaggcaagaggggctgaatggcctactcctgttcctatgatgtggagatgccggtgatggactggggtggacaaatgtaaggaatcttacaacaccaggttatagtccaacagttttatttgaaaatcacaagctttcagaggcttcctccttcgtcaggtgagtgtaggattccataaaggtacagcatatatagtcagagaacaatgcctggtgattacagataatctttccaactgcctgttatcaaaggagttgaatggtgtgcagacagagagacattacatacaagactactgaatacacaaacggtctgaacacaaaaacagagagagagaataaccagttgcattaaaaacataactttttttcactggtggggttacgtgtttctctgcctttcgagtgtctctctctgtctttgtgttctgaccgtttgtgtgttcagtcgtcttgtatgtaatgtctctctgtctgaacaccattcaactcctttgataacagtgattatctgtaatcaccaggcattgttctctgactatatgtgctgtacctttatggaaccctacactcacctgacgaaggggataatctctgcaagcttgtgattttcaaataaagctgttggactataacctggtgttgtaagactccttacatgtgTTCCTATGAGGTTgtgaaggcgctttataaatgcaagttctttctttcacataACACTTGCAAAAACCCAGTGTCGATCATGTACTTCAGGTCGATGAAATGGTGCGCGGGCAATGTGCAGGTTTTTAGAgccgctgtccctttaagagccgctgtccctttaagagccgCAGCATTGCGCGATGTTTACATGTTTACCTCGCTCTCAACCGAACTTGAAACGGGGTGAGTTCCCGCCTACTTTGACGTGATTGGGCTCTGGCGTCGCGGGAGGTTTCCGATTGGACGAGGGGCCTGTCAATCCTTGAGGGGGGCGGGTCTGAGAGCGGTCAGCGAGTTTGGTTGTaccgggggggaggggtcacGTGATTTtaaagggttggggggaggggcagcCTCAAGATGGCGCGGGGAGCGCGGAGCTTGTGCTTGGCGCTGACCGCCTTGTGGGGCTTGGCGACCGGGCAGCCGGGGCAGGGAGAGCCCGAGGTGCGGGGGGCCCGGCTGGAGAACGGCGCGGGCCGCGTCTACATGGAAGCCGGGGTGATCCGAGCCAGCCCCGGGGCCCGCTTCGACCTGAGGGTCTTCGGCTCGGACCTGGAGCGGGCCGCTTGGCCTTGGCTGGGCTTCAGCCGGAGCTCGGCCTGTCCCAACCGCAGCCTGGAGAGCCGCTGGCTGCGGCTCAGGGCCGACGAGAGGCCGGGCGGCGGCGGCTCGGTGCTGGTGAGTGTCCAGGCCGAGCGAGCAAGCGCCGGCGGCAAGTATTACCTGTGCGCCCGGGGCTCGGGGGGCCTCTGGACGGCCCCTGGCGGCTGGGAGACTGGGCTGGAGATCGAGCCTCAGGCCGGCCCGGGTGCCCTGGCGGTGTGGGGCCAGGCCCTGCTCGTCGTGATGCTGCTGGTCTTCTCGGCCCTCTTCAACCTGCTGCACCTCAGCGTCCTGTGGCTGGACCCGCTGGAGCTGCACATCATCCACCACTGCGGCTccgagagggagaagaggagcgCCAAGTCCCTGGAGCCCATCAGGAAGAGAGGCAACTTGGTCCTCTGCTCCCTGGTCCTGGGCAACGTCTTGGCCAACTCGGCCCTGGGTGTCCTCTTCTACCAGGCGTTCGATGccatcctgcccgccatattcgTCTGCGCCGCCTTGATGTTCCTGGTCTGCGAGATCCTCCCCTACACCATCTGCTCGCGGTACGGTTTCACCATCGCCTCCAAGACCACCTGGCTGACTCGCCTCTTCATGATCGTCGCCTTCCCCCTTTCCCTGCCCGTGGCCCTGGTTCTCGACCTGGCCCTGCGCCAGGACATCAGCACCTGCTACATCCGAGAGAAGATCCTGGACATGCTGAGGTCCAGCGACCCTTACAGCGAGTTTGTCAAGGAAGAGTTCAGCAGAGGGGCGCTGAGGACTAAGGTGGTGGAGGATGTCATGACTACCCTGAAAGACTGTTTCATGCTGAGCGCGGGAGCCGTGCTGGATTTCAACACCATGTCTGAAATCATGCAGTGCGGCTACACCAGGATCCCAGTGTACGAAGAGGAGAGGTCCAACATCGTAGACATAGTGTATGTGAAAGATCTGGCCATGGTGGACCCTGAGGACTGCACGCCTTTGAACACCATCACCAAATTCTACAACCATCCTCTGCATTTTGTGTTCAACGACACCAAGTTGGATGCAGTCCTGGAAGAGTTTAAAAAAGGTGATTGTGTTTGGTTTATAGGTGACACAGAAACATTGCCCTGTTACAGGGGAGTTCCATCGCACGGCACATCTGTGTTCAGAAAAGCCCTTGAAGATGTGTGCTCGAGGTTGCCTAAAAGTTCCTCTGTCTCCAAGACCCACATGTAGGTTTTCACAAGTCACGTCCACACCTCAAAGTTGTGTGCAGCTTTCTTTTTGAGTCCCTCAGTACATGTTTTAATTTgtgtctcaattttattccccccAATCTGTGCCTTCTCTGGTCCCCAGGTGCATCATTGCCCACTATGAGGGGGCCCCATAACCTCTGTCGGTGCTGCTTTGTAACTGGTCATCAGTTGGGggtttacatacacaaatcttcaaaggtggcaggaaaagttagaatggctgttaaaaaagcatacaggatcctgggctttataaataaattgtaaacaattttacaacaccaagttatagtccagcaattttattttaaattcacaagctttcggaggctacctccttcctcaggtgaacaatgtggaataaaggcatagagtacaaaagcaaggaagttatgcaaaacctttaagTCACCGGTTAGGTTCCAGCTGAAGTAttatgtttaattctgggcaccgcactttcggaaggatctcatggccttggagagggtgcagagaaatttgataccagggatgagggacttcagttacgtggagactggagaagctgggattgttctccttcgaacagagtaggttatggggagatttagtagaggtgttcaaaattatgaggagttttgaaagagtttataagatattaaggggaacggatagggtggatagagagaaactatttccactggttggcgattctaggagtagagggcacagtctaaaaattagagccagacctttcagg
Proteins encoded:
- the LOC137335872 gene encoding metal transporter CNNM3, which gives rise to MARGARSLCLALTALWGLATGQPGQGEPEVRGARLENGAGRVYMEAGVIRASPGARFDLRVFGSDLERAAWPWLGFSRSSACPNRSLESRWLRLRADERPGGGGSVLVSVQAERASAGGKYYLCARGSGGLWTAPGGWETGLEIEPQAGPGALAVWGQALLVVMLLVFSALFNLLHLSVLWLDPLELHIIHHCGSEREKRSAKSLEPIRKRGNLVLCSLVLGNVLANSALGVLFYQAFDAILPAIFVCAALMFLVCEILPYTICSRYGFTIASKTTWLTRLFMIVAFPLSLPVALVLDLALRQDISTCYIREKILDMLRSSDPYSEFVKEEFSRGALRTKVVEDVMTTLKDCFMLSAGAVLDFNTMSEIMQCGYTRIPVYEEERSNIVDIVYVKDLAMVDPEDCTPLNTITKFYNHPLHFVFNDTKLDAVLEEFKKGKSHMAMVQKVNNEGDGDPFYEVMGLVTLGDVIEEIIKSEILDESDTSEVKVKKKPAPIETPIERKKEDFSFFKMPDNDLKVKISPQLLLATQRFLSREVELFSPSRVSERVLLHLLKHPSVNQEVKFDENDKLAPEHYLYQRNQPVDYFILVLQGRVEVEIGKEGLKFENGAFTYYGVSALTAPSSVHQSPVANIKWSRRDPFSKELLESGENASLSMYCPDYTVRALNDLQVLKVTRLQYLNAIMASRIHNSSPSPDSFELKVMPSSQAKLLNDQNSSTCTSRSKPQTSEEDSPGMNAGV